From Carya illinoinensis cultivar Pawnee chromosome 5, C.illinoinensisPawnee_v1, whole genome shotgun sequence, one genomic window encodes:
- the LOC122311813 gene encoding receptor-like protein EIX1, with translation MRGCYLPFLLLLLGLLSCNATKLGFSFDLHTDSKVRCIEKERQALLQFKQHLVDPNHWLSSWDSGEDCCKWEGINCSNKTGHVVQLDLRSDWSYAERSTKYLEGEISISLLGLQYLTYLDLSFNNFFGKPFPNFIGSLTRLRYLNLSYTSIAGTIPQQLANLSRLTSLDLKWNDDLTEVYNLDWLIHLSSLKFLDMHAVNLSLVVNWPDKVMMLPSLKHLSLSRCSLSTTTPQLLSVTANSSSQLSLLDLSGNYLNCSIFLWLFNSTTSLVDLYLGDNELQCSIPDAFGSLNSLKTLYLGGNKLVGGIPKSFWNLCSLGSLYLLHNNLGGNLSEFMSNASGCLVDSLQNLQISNNRFTGPLPESIGSLSNLHMLDVSKNSLAGLISDAHFSNLSKLKELYLGSNSLILSFSNDWVPPFQLDAINLSSCRLGSAFPKWLQTQKNYFMLDISNAEISDIIPAWFWDFSPRLSFLNMNNNELHGNLANLSSSRLHEFAIIDLSTNRLDGLIPHFEGLVNVSSLDLSNNRFSGPVSFLCELNSSTLLESLNLSNNTLSGGLPDCWTYISGLVVLNLANNNFSGNIPDSMGSLVSIQLLHLSNNGFIGKIPTSLQNCSQLIIIDLGANNFSGMVPPWIGDSLPNLVILGLRSNQFVGSLPLNLCHLQHIQILDLSLNKIRGAIPECIYNLTAMSTTMDTMSGAMFRYNTSISYMDYASLVWKGREFMFQSSLGLLKIIDLSNNKLHGVIPEGITNLTELVALNLSRNNLFGFITPKIGLLRNLQSLDLSRNQLYGEIPMSISILSFLSQLDLSANNLSGKIPTGTQIQSFDASAFSENPKLCGSPLPNKCIEDPYPIYNNTRGHENQNDGFITKGFYIAASLGFIGGFWGVCITSLLNIRYIMKRLTSKARMMLQYVVEALCMLTS, from the coding sequence ATGAGAGGTTGTTATCTCCCATTTTTGCTTCTACTACTTGGACTCTTATCATGTAATGCAACAAAACTCGGATTTAGTTTCGATTTGCATACTGATTCCAAAGTCAGATGCATAGAAAAAGAACGACAAGCACTCCTCCAATTCAAACAACACCTTGTTGATCCTAACCATTGGCTGTCTTCTTGGGACAGTGGTGAAGATTGTTGCAAGTGGGAAGGAATTAATTGCAGCAACAAAACAGGTCATGTTGTTCAACTTGATCTCCGGTCAGATTGGTCGTATGCTGAACGTTCAACTAAATATTTAGAAGGTGAGATAAGCATTTCATTACTTGGATTGCAGTATTTGACTTACTTGGACTTAAGTTTCAATAACTTTTTCGGGAAACCGTTCCCCAACTTCATTGGTTCACTCACTAGATTACGATATCTCAATCTTTCATATACCAGTATAGCTGGAACCATTCCACAACAATTAGCAAACCTCTCGAGATTGACTTCTCTTGATCTCAAATGGAATGATGATCTGACAGAAGTATATAATCTTGATTGGTTAATTCATCTTTCATCCTTAAAATTCTTGGACATGCATGCAGTCAACCTCAGCCTGGTAGTCAATTGGCCTGACAAGGTTATGATGCTTCCTTCTTTGAAACACTTGAGTCTAAGTCGGTGCAGTCTCTCCACAACGACTCCTCAGTTGCTTTCCGTCACTGCTAATTCATCATCACAACTTTCACTTTTAGATCTCTCTGGCAATTATCTCAACTGCTCTATATTTCTTTGGTTGTTCAACTCCACTACAAGCCTTGTCGATCTGTACCTTGGAGATAACGAGTTACAATGCTCCATTCCAGATGCCTTTGGTAGTCTAAATTCTCTTAAAACACTATATCTCGGAGGAAATAAGCTTGTTGGCGGCATTCCAAAATCTTTTTGGAATTTATGCTCCTTAGGTTCATTGTATCTTTTGCATAACAATCTTGGTGGAAATCTTTCTGAATTTATGAGTAATGCGTCGGGTTGCTTAGTGGACTCCTTGCAAAATCTTCAAATAAGCAACAATAGATTCACAGGGCCATTGCCTGAGAGTATTGGAAGCCTATCCAATCTTCATATGTTGGATGTTTCTAAGAATTCCCTTGCTGGCCTAATCTCTGATGcccatttttcaaatctcagcaaacTGAAAGAGTTATATTTAGGCTCAAATTCTTTGATTTTGAGCTTCAGCAACGATTGGGTTCCCCCATTCCAACTGGATGCTATTAATTTGAGCTCTTGCAGATTGGGATCAGCTTTTCCAAAGTGGCTTCAAactcaaaagaattattttatgcTTGATATTTCTAATGCTGAAATTTCTGACATTATCCCTGCTTGGTTTTGGGACTTCTCTCCCAGgttatcttttttaaatatgaataacaaTGAGTTGCATGGGAACCTAGCAAACTTGTCATCATCTAGACTTCATGAGTTTGCTATTATAGATCTAAGCACCAATCGTCTTGACGGTTTAATACCACATTTTGAAGGTCTAGTGAATGTGTCATCACTAGACCTATCGAACAATAGGTTTTCTGGACCGGTTTCCTTCCTATGTGAACTCAATAGTTCAACATTATTGGAGTCTTTAAACCTCTCAAACAATACACTGTCTGGAGGGCTTCCAGATTGCTGGACGTATATTTCTGGTTTGGTTGTTCTTAATTTGGCCAACAACAATTTCTCTGGGAATATACCAGACTCAATGGGCTCCTTAGTCTCGATTCAACTTTTGCATTTAAGCAACAATGGATTTATTGGAAAGATTCCAACATCCCTTCAAAACTGTAGCCAGTTAATAATCATTGACTTGGGAGCAAATAACTTTTCTGGAATGGTACCTCCATGGATTGGTGATAGTTTACCGAATTTGGTTATTCTTGGCCTACGATCTAATCAGTTTGTTGGAAGTTTGCCTTTAAATCTATGTCATCTACAACATATTCAGATCTTGGACCTTTCTTTGAACAAGATCAGGGGAGCTATTCCAGAATGTATATACAATTTGACTGCAATGTCTACTACAATGGATACAATGTCTGGCGCCATGTTCAGGTATAATACAAGCATATCTTATATGGACTATGCATCCTTGGTATGGAAAGGAAGAGAGTTTATGTTCCAAAGTTCCTTGGGACTTCTGAAGATAATTGATCTTTCAAATAACAAATTACATGGAGTGATTCCAGAAGGAATTACTAATCTTACAGAACTAGTTGCCTTGAATTTATCCAGAAACAATTTATTTGGATTTATCACTCCGAAGATCGGTTTGTTGAGAAATTTGCAGTCTCTTGATTTATCTAGAAACCAACTTTACGGTGAAATCCCAATGAGCATTTCCATCTTAAGTTTTCTCAGCCAATTAGACTTGTCCGCCAACAACTTATCAGGCAAAATCCCAACAGGAACTCAAATACAAAGCTTTGATGCTTCTGCATTTTCAGAAAATCCTAAACTATGTGGCTCTCCACTTCCAAACAAGTGCATAGAAGATCCTTATCCAATTTACAATAACACTCGAGGCCATGAGAATCAGAATGATGGATTTATAACTAAAGGATTTTATATTGCTGCATCTCTCGGATTTATTGGAGGATTTTGGGGAGTGTGTATCACTTCATTGCTAAACATTCGGTATATAATGAAGCGTCTCACTTCTAAAGCTCGAATGATGTTACAGTACGTGGTAGAAGCTCTATGCATGCTCACTTcgtaa